A genomic window from Silene latifolia isolate original U9 population chromosome Y, ASM4854445v1, whole genome shotgun sequence includes:
- the LOC141629507 gene encoding uncharacterized protein LOC141629507 yields MVGRLVAWVAEKKDSIWVHWVHHNHLKGKDWMAYTPSTNSSWWVIQPAGYTPAGCYKWLRDNRPTIPWHKVIWNVWVVPKHQFLGWLVAQAALNTIDKLVQYGMQVDDKCLLCGQSEESLSHLFFECQYSRRVLMAIQQLRGCQFPKANSIDRCATRGGSKIQQGVQAALTLGAIYNVWYQRNKCRVDRVVMRPEHVADEIVQAVKIRIRGREKLNLNVTDIAWLN; encoded by the exons ATGGTTGGTAGATTAGTAGCATGGGTTGCTGAGAAAAAGGACTCCATCTGGGTACATTGGGTGCACCATAACCATCTCAAAGGAAAGGATTGGATGGCATACACACCATCTACTAATTCAAGCTGG TGGGTCATCCAGCCAGCTGGCTACACACCTGCAGGGTGCTATAAGTGGCTCAGGGATAACAGGCCTACTATTCCATGGCATAAGGTGATCTGGAATGTTTGGGTTGTACCCAAACATCAGTTCCTGGGGTGGTTAGTAGCCCAGGCAGCATTAAACACTATTGATAAGTTGGTTCAGTATGGTATGCAGGTTGATGATAAATGTTTACTGTGTGGGCAGTCAGAGGAGAGCTTGTCTCACTTATTCTTTGAATGTCAGTATAGTAGGAGGGTGCTCATGGCAATACAGCAGCTAAGAGGTTGTCAATTCCCTAAGGCAAACAGTATTGATAGGTGTGCTACCAGGGGAGGCTCTAAGATCCAACAAGGTGTTCAGGCAGCATTGACTCTTGGAGCAATTTACAATGTCTGGTATCAAAGGAACAAGTGCAGAGTGGATAGGGTGGTGATGCGACCAGAACATGTTGCAGATGAGATAGTTCAGGCAGTGAAGATCAGGATCAGAGGTCGAGAGAAGTTGAACCTAAATGTGACTGATATAGCTTGGCTAAATTAG
- the LOC141629508 gene encoding uncharacterized protein LOC141629508 — MAAENNFVQAAIPRFDGHYDHWSMLMENFLRSKEYWSVVESGIQEPVQGTTLSDSQKSELEARRLKDLKAKNYLFQAIERPILETILCKDTSKAIWDSMKKKYQGSMRVKRAQLQALRKDFETLTMKEGESVTSYFSRTMEICNKMRFQGEKMTDVAIVEKVLRSMTHDFNYVVCSIEESKDIDALSIDELQSSLLVHEQKMKRSPVSEEQALKASTNTRSNNFRGRGRGRGRGRGRGDHGNRDGGRNDQNHSSERERNHDKSKIECYRCHKFGHYASECHSKLPANQEKGESSSANYVEKEEVETLLMTVQDGTKTESDIWYVDTGCSNHMCGVSLLLLT; from the coding sequence ATGGCGGCCGAAAACAATTTTGTGCAAGCAGCCATTCCTCGCTTTGATGGTCACTATGATCATTGGAGCATGCTGATGGAAAATTTCCTTCGCTCAAAAGAGTACTGGTCAGTTGTTGAGTCCGGTATTCAGGAACCGGTACAAGGCACGACATTATCAGATTCTCAGAAATCTGAACTAGAAGCCCGAAGGCTAAAAGATCTCAAAGCAAAAAACTATCTCTTTCAAGCAATTGAACGTCCAATCTTGGAGACTATTCTTTGCAAAGATACCTCCAAAGCTATTTGGGACTCGATGAAGAAGAAGTATCAAGGCTCCATGAGGGTGAAGCGTGCACAGCTTCAAGCCTTGAGGAAGGATTTTGAAACTCTTACCATGAAAGAAGGAGAATCTGTCACAAGTTACTTCTCAAGAACCATGGAGATTTGTAACAAGATGAGATTTCAAGGGGAAAAGATGACCGATGTTGCCATAGTGGAGAAGGTTTTGCGCTCCATGACACATGACTTCAATTATGTTGTGTGCTCCATTGAAGAGTCGAAAGACATAGATGCACTATCAATTGATGAACTACAAAGTTCTTTATTGGTGCATGAGCAGAAGATGAAGCGGAGTCCAGTAAGTGAAGAGCAGGCTCTTAAAGCTTCTACCAATACCCGTTCTAACAATTTTCGTGGAAGGGGTAGAGGTAGAGGCCGAGGTCGAGGAAGGGGAGATCATGGAAATAGAGATGGAGGCAGGAATGACCAAAATCACAGCAGTGAAAGGGAGCGAAACCATGACAAATCAAAGATAGAATGCTATCGATGTCATAAATTTGGTCATTATGCTTCTGAATGCCACTCCAAATTGCCTGCTAACCAAGAAAAAGGAGAAAGTTCAAGTGCAAACTATGTCGAGAAAGAGGAGGTAGAAACCTTGTTGATGACTGTTCAAGACGGAACAAAGACGGAGTCCGATATATGGTATGTCGACACTGGATGTAGCAATCATATGTGTGGAGTAAGTCTTCTTTTGCTTACTTAG